caaatacttggggcagttccgcttccagtgaccagtccctttgcagtagaagccctcagtctcaggcttaggtccagacttgggcttcttcacttgagcagcaacttgcttgccgttcttcttgaagttccccttcttccctttgcccttcttcttgaaactagtggtcttgttaaccatcaacacttgatgctccttcttgatttctacctccgcggcctttagcatcgcgaagagctcaggaattgtcttatccatcccttgcatattatagttcatcacgaagcttttgtagcttggtggcagtgattgaagaactctgtcaatgacactatcaaccgggagattaactcctagttgagtcaagtgattgtggtacccagacattttgagtatatgttcactgacagaactactctcctccattttgcagctgtagaacttattggagacttcatatctctcaatccgggcatttgcttgaaatattaacttcaactcctggaacatctcatatgctccatgacgttcaaaacgtcgttgaagtcccggttctaagccataaagcatggcaaactgaactatcgagtagtcatcaggtttgctctgccaggcgttcataacgtctagcgttgctcctgcagcgggtcttgcacctagcggtgcttccaggacgtaattcttctttgcaacaatgagggtaatcctcaagttacggacccagtccgtgtagtttctaccatcatctttcaacttagctttctctaggaacgcattaaaattcaacggaacagtagcacgggccatttatctacaacaacatagacatgcaaaatactatcaggtactaagttcatgatacattaaagttcaattaatcatattacttaagaactcccacttagatagacatccctctaatcatctaagtgatcacgtgatccatatcaactaaaccatgtccgatcatcacgtgagatggagtagttttcaatggtgaacatcactatgttgatcatatctactatatgattcacactcgaccttttggtctcagtgttccgaggccgtatctgcatatgctaggctcgtcaagtttaacccgagtattctgcgtgtgcaaaactggcttgcacccattgtatgtgaacgtagagcttatcacacccgatcatcacgtggtgtctcgacacgacgaactgtagcaacggtgcatactcagggagaacacttgtaccttgaaatttagtgagagatcatcttataatgctaccgtcgtactaagcaaaataagatgcataaaaagataaacatcacatgcaatcaaataagtgatatgatatggccagcatcatcttgtgcctttgatctccatctccaaagcactatcatgatcaccatcgtcaccggcttgacaccttgatcttcatcgaagcatcgttgtcgtctcgccaactattgcttctacgattatcgctaccgcttagtgataaagtaaagcaattacatggcgattgcatttcatacaataaagcgacaaccatatggctcctgccagttgccaataactgttacaaaacatgatcatctcatacaacaatttatatatcatcacgtcttgaccatatcacaccacagcaagccttgcaaaaacaagcagacgtcctctactttgttgttgcaagttttacgtgggctgctacgggcttctagcaagaaccgttcttacctacgcgtcaaaaccacaacgatttttcttcaagtgtgttgttttaaccttcaacaaagaccgggcgtagtcacactcgattcaactaaagctggagaaacagacacccattagccacctatgtgcgaagcacggcggtagaaccagtctcatgaacgcggtcatgtaatgtcagtctgggccgcttcatccaacaataccgccgaatcaaagtatgacatgctggtaagcagtatgactattatcacccacaactctttgtgttctactcgtgcatataacatctacgcatagaccttgctctgataccactgttggggaacgtagtatttcaaaaaaattcctacgatcacgcaaaatctatctaggagaagcatagcaatgagcggggagagtgtgtccacgtaccctcgtagacagaaagcggaagcgtttagtaacgcggttgatctagtcgaacatcttcgcgatccaaccgatccaagtaccgaacgcacggcacctccgtgatctgcacacgttcagctcggtgacgtccctcgaactcttgatccagttgaggccgagggagagttccgtcagcacgacggcctggtgacggtgatgatgaagttaccagcgcagggcttcgcctaagcactacgacgatatgaccgaggtgtgtttctatggagggggcaccgcacatggctaaaagatcaacttgtgtgttctagggtgcccccctccccacgtatatgaaggagagagggaggaggaggtcggccaagggtggcgcgcccaaggaggggagtcctactccaagtaggatttgcccccccccctttcctattcctacaaggagaagggggaaagaggaggaggagggaaaggaaagggggggcgccccccaacccctagtccaatttggtttgggcttgggggggcgcgcgcctccacctggctgctgcctcctctcttccactagggcccatcaaggcccattaaccccccggggggttccggtaaccccccggtactctggaaaataccagatacacttcggaaccattccgatgtctgaatataaccttccaatatatcaatctttatgtctcgaccattttgagactcctcgtcatgtccgtgatctcatccgggactccgaacaaccttcggtacatcaaatcacataaactcataatacaaatcgttatcgaacgttaagcgtgcggatcctacgggttcgagaactatgtagacatgaccgagacacatctccggtcaataaccaatagcggaacctggatgctcatattggctcctacatattctacgaagatctttatcggtcaaaccgcataacaacatacgttgttccctttgtcatcggtatgttacttgcccgagattcgatcgtcggtatcaccatacctagttcaatctcgttaccggcaaatctctttactcgtttcgtaatgcatcatcccacaactaactcattaatcacattgcttgcaaggcttatagtgatgtgcattatcgagagggcccagagatacctctccgacaatcggagtgacaaatcctaatctcgatctatgccaactcaacaaacaccatcggagacacctgtagagcatcttgataatcacccagttacgttgtgacgtttgatagcacactaagtgttcctccggtattcgggagttgcataatctcatagtcataggaacaggtataagtcatgaagatagcaatagcaataaactgaacgatcatagtgctaagctaacggacgggtcttgtccatcacatcattctctaatgatgtgatcccgttcatcaaatgacaacacatgtctatggctagagaacttaaccatctttgttaacgagctagtcaagtacaggcatactagggacactctgtttgtctatgtattcacacaagtactaagtttccggttaatacaattctagcatgaataataaacatttatcatgatataaggaaatataaataacaactttattattgcctctagggcatatttccttcatgtgtgTACCTCTCATGAGTGACTATAATGAACTGCAAGTAGCAACAAGGTATACCCAGTTTCTTTGCTCCCACTcaccttcctccctccctctctctttctcatACACACTACCATCATCTATCTGTCATGAGCACATGTTCAGGGTTTTCTGTATGAATCTGGGGTGGCTGCATCTGTTGTGAGGTGGGCTTGCCTCCTCTGTTTAGATGGTATTTTTTAAGTGGATGTTACGTGCCTAAACAGGACGTTCCTAAGCCATTTTTTAGGTCGACCTCAGTGCTATATTATGCCTGCTATGCCTCCTTGCCCGCGTGTTTGCTGGTGCCTGTATGTGCTAAGCAAATGTACATTTTCCCATTTAATTGTTCGAACCGCATTCTTTTATTTTCCATGCTATCTAAGAAATACTAATATTTAATTGTTCGAACCGCATTCTTTCTAATTTCCATGCTATCTAAGAAATACTAATACATTATATTTGTAGAGGAAAGCACAAGTCAGATCCTTTCATGGCTTCTCTTATAAGATGATATACAAAGAAGTCTACTGCTTAGTGTAATTACACAAGTGCTTGGATTATTCTGTAGTGAAAATAATGTGATTTTCCATCTTCTTTCTGTTCTTAGATCAGCTTACCTTAGGCCTTAGCCATACAAAGTAATTTGTGAAGATATATGTTCCTTAATTTGATCCCCCTTCCCTGATTAAACATATGTCATTACTCGATTTGATTATTGTATTAGTGTCTCTTAAGTTTGCTGGAATCACTTGGTGTTTCCTTTGAATTTAGAAGAAGAGATTCCAGCTATAAGATTCTTAAGTTCGTTGGCTCTGCGGCCGCTTCTTGGCAAGACGGCCACAAGGCAGCTGTGGCTTCCAGGCGCACAAAGGCCACCAATCGGATCAACGCGAAGAAACCCGTTCGGattgccgccgccgcaagcctcgccTCAGCAACAGATCAACCTCTGCACCTACATCCACTTTGACAGGCCGCCAGTCAAAGCAGGTCCATTTTACCCTCCTTCATGAAGATGAGTCTGATCAAGTTTATTTCAGATTCCAATCAAGAGTAGTTACACTTATTCGCCTTTGCCTGCCTGCTTCTTCTAGCAGAGTTGCATTTCTCCAATTTTCAGAGCTTCAAATAACTACCTACGAATTGCCTATGTGATTCATCATTGTTCAATTACCCTGTACCCTATGTGAATTATATTGTACACTATGTGAATTATATTCTGAAGTACAAGGGTCCCTCGGCTACTTATGCTTTGCTAGACAATGAGAGTATGTAGATAGCATGTATGGTTTTTACACTGTTTTGCGCAGGTTGAGATGCATCACATGATGTTTTCCTTTTACATTTATGAGTATTACAGAGTCCTTTCTTTTTCTACAAGGGGCAGTAGCTGTGCCATTTGATTTGAAGTACAAAGAGTTGATCACAAAGGGGTAGCATTCAGGATATATATACAAAAAAGAATATAGAACCAAATTATATGATGTAATTGACTATTATTTCTATTAACTTCTCATGTACACAATGTTCACGAGTTCATGTATTAAGTACATTTTATTGTGTCACTTGTGTTTACTTTTTTTTTAATGCAAGTTTACAGCTACTCGGAATTCCTAATTGTAGACTCAACTATCTTGACCTACCGATGATCTAATTTGTGGCATTATTACCTTAAGAAAATATTTACATTTAATTTCATTTATATATAGGGGTATAAGTTCTTACCAAATGTACTTAAATATACGGTTATTaaaaaaatgcaaatattttcaacacaaaGATGGTTTTAAACGGGTctttgcgccatttggcgcaactggtcatctagtGAGAAGAAAAACTAGGAGAGGCCACTTTTTTTATGAGGGTCCCTCAGGCTCAGTTCCACTCTTGGAAAACTTTTTCTCACTCTGGGTCGAGATTCTTTTACTGTGTACTAGTAATAGTGTAGATGATATATGAGGTCGGATCCACAGGACAGGGACTGTACCATCCTCCAGACTCTAGTCCAACATGCTCTGccaaacaacagaaacgggcaatcCTTCCCAGCTTCCAAGTTTAGTCAAGTCCACCTTCCACTGGAACTGGTCTCGGAGACGAATTTTCGTCCGCCTTTCCCTTGTTCCTGTCCGTCCGAATCAACACGCCACTCCGGCTCGGCCGTGTTACCTACGTCCACACAGCCCGCCCGCGCTTATCCCCAATGATCATCGACATGCATCCACGCTTGCTCACAGCACCAGCACGACTCCACTGGCCTGAATGGCCGTCCGCGGCAtactcctcgccctcctcctcgccatGGTTCTCCcgcgcgccatcctcgccgccttCTCTCCCGGCTTCCAATATTTCCTCGCATGCGGCGCCAACTCCGCCGTCTCCTTCCCGTCCGATTCCCCCGCCAACATCTTCGTCCCCGACGCCGCCTACCTCTCGCCCGCGGGCGCTCCGGCGGTGTCCGCCAGCTCCACCCTCGCCTCCCCGCCAGCTCTGTACGCCGCCGCGCGCGCGGACATCTCGGCCTTCTCGTACCGCCTCCCTAGCCCCGCCTCGCCAGACACGTCGTCATTCCTCGTCCTGCGCCTCCACTTCTTCCCCTCCTTCCCCGCCACCTCCtctcagtatgtcatcaacatctTGTCCGCGCGCTTCAACGTTTCGGTCGCCGACGCCTACGCTCTGCTGTCCTCCTtctcgcctccggccgccggcgTCGTCAAGGAGTTCTTCGTCCCGCGCGACCTCTTCGATGGCCACTTCCACGTCACGTTCACCCCGGACGCCGGCTCCACCGCCTTCGTCAACGCCATCGAGCTGTTCTCGGCCCCGCCGGAGATGCTGTGGAATGGCCCCGTGACGCCGGTGGGAGCCGTGGTGAAGGACGACATGGACCTGTGGCAGCGGCAGCCGCTGGAGACGGTCTATCGCCTCAACGTCGGCGGGCCCAAGGTGATAATTGAGAACGACACGCTGTGGCGGACGTGGCTGCCCGACGGCCCCTACCTCTACGACGCCTCCGGGCTGTCGGTGGTGAGCAACACCTCCAGCCCGATCATCTACGATTCATCGAACGGATACACGAGGGAGGTGGCGCCGGACGTCGTGTACCAGACCCAGCGCATGGCGAACGTGACGGACTTACTGGCGGCGACAACCCCAGGCCTGAACTTCAATCTCACGTGGACGTTCCCGGCGGTGAAGGGGTCCCGCTACCTCGTCCGCCTCCACTTCTGCGACTACGAGGTGGTCAGCTCCGTCGTCGGCGTCGGCATCGTCTTCAACGTCTACATCGCACAGGCCATTGGCACTCCAGACCTCACGCCGAATGCTCGGGCGACTCAGTCGAACGAGGTCTTTTACAAGGACTACGCGGCCAGGGCGCCGAGCGCCGGGAACCTCACGGTGAGCATCGGCTGGTCGTCGAAAAGCAGCGGAGGTGGCATACTGAACGGGCTAGAGATTATGAGGCTGCCGCCCGTCGATTTGAGCTCGAGGAGGTACGGCAGGACGAAGAGGACCATTGTCATTACGGTGTCGGCAGTGCTCGGCGCCGCCGTTCTTGCTTGCGTGGTGCTCTGCTTTTTCGGCGTGCCGTACACGAAGTACAGTGGCTCCGGCTGGGCTGAGCAGTTCATGAACCGATGGTCCAGAGAGCGCAAGACCGGCGGGATGGAGAGTGTGAGCAGGAAGCTGCACATCGCGCTCGCGAAGATCAAGGCCGCCACGGACAACTTCCACGAGCGTAACCTCATCGGCGTGGGCGGGTTCGGGAACGTGTACAAGGGCGTGCTCGGTGACGGCACGCCAGTGGCGGTGAAGCGCGCCATGCGCGCCTCGCAGCAGGGGTTGCCGGAGTTCCAGACGGAGATCGTGGTGCTGTCCGGCATCCGGCACCGGCACCTGGTGTCGCTCATCGGGTACTGCAACGAGCAGGCGGAGATGATACTGGTGTACGAATACATGGAGAAAGGCACGCTGCGGAGCCACCTGTACGGCTCCGACGAGCCGGCGTTGTCATGGAAGCAGAGGCTGGAGATCTGCATCGGCGCGGCGAGGGGCCTGCACTACCTGCACAGAGGCTACGCGGAGAACATCATCCACCGTGACGTCAAGTCGACCAACATCCTCCTCGGGAGCGACGACGGCAGCACCGGTGGCGTGATCGCCAAGGTGGCCGACTTCGGGCTGTCGCGCATCGGGCCGTCGTTCGGGGAGACGCACGTGAGCACGGCGGTGAAGGGCAGCTTCGGGTACCTGGACCCGGGGTACTTCAAGACGCAGCAGCTGACGGACCGGTCGGACGTCTACTCCTTCGGCGTGGTGCTGTTGGAGGTGCTCTGCGCGCGACCTGTGATCGACCAGAGCCTGGACCACGGCCGGATCAACATCGCCGAATGGGCCGTGAGGATGCGCAGGGAAGGGCGGCTCGACAAGATGGCCGACCCGAGGATCGCCGGCGAGGTGGACGAGGAGTCGCTGCTCAAGTTCGCAGAGACCGCTGAGAAGTGCCTGGCGGAGGCCTGGGTGGACCGGCCGTCCATGGGCGACGTGCTGTGGAACCTGGAGTATTGCCTACAGCTGCAGGAGACCAACATCACCGGGGACGAACTCGACGACATGGTGCCGTCGTCGACGAGCTTGTTGATGGACGAGACCGGCTTGAGCATGACCAATGTCGCCGACAGCAAGGTATTCTCCCAGCTGAGCGCCCGCGGCGAGGGACGATGATCTGAAGTTGGTGCACCAATTGAACATTTTCCTTTGGCGGTCCCTGAATCATCTGAACCCCACATGGATGGATGTTGCACAATACTCTGCAGATTTTTTTTTTAGTCAATTACATCACAGGTGTCTGAACTTAGCGAGAAAAACCAGTTTGGTGCTAAAACTTGCGGCATACATTAAACCGGTGACATAACTTGGCTTGGGCGTTCATCTACAGTGCTAATCATGTTTGTATACACATAGAGTGACGACGAGGCTCGCCAACATGGCATGGGACGGGCAATGCTAGACCTACGTAAGGTTAGCTACNNNNNNNNNNNNNNNNNNNNNNNNNNNNNNNNNNNNNNNNNNNNNNNNNNNNNNNNNNNNNNNNNNNNNNNNNNNNNNNNNNNNNNNNNNNNNNNNNNNNNNNNNNNNNNNNNNNNNNNNNNNNNNNNNNNNNNNNNNNNNNNNNNNNNNNNNNNNNNNNNNNNNNNNNNNNNNNNNNNNNNNNNNNNNNNNNNNNNNNNNNNNNNNNNNNNNNNNNNNNNNNNNNNNNNNNNNNNNNNNNNNNNNNNNNNNNNNNNNNNNNNNNNNNNNNNNNNNNNNNNNNNNNNNNNNNNNNNNNNNNNNNNNNNNNNNNNNNNNNNNNNNNNNNCTTTCGTAGTGAGCTTCGTAGGTGAAGCATTATTAGCGTGAGGTGTGCCTCGGTTTTTGTGAAACCATCCGGAATTTTATTTTACTCGCAAAAAGACACTCAATTTTTTTTTCTTGAAAAAACAATGAAACTTCGCTATGGCACTTGGGCCCCACCAGTCTGGG
This region of Triticum aestivum cultivar Chinese Spring chromosome 2D, IWGSC CS RefSeq v2.1, whole genome shotgun sequence genomic DNA includes:
- the LOC123054902 gene encoding probable receptor-like protein kinase At5g24010, giving the protein MAVRGILLALLLAMVLPRAILAAFSPGFQYFLACGANSAVSFPSDSPANIFVPDAAYLSPAGAPAVSASSTLASPPALYAAARADISAFSYRLPSPASPDTSSFLVLRLHFFPSFPATSSQYVINILSARFNVSVADAYALLSSFSPPAAGVVKEFFVPRDLFDGHFHVTFTPDAGSTAFVNAIELFSAPPEMLWNGPVTPVGAVVKDDMDLWQRQPLETVYRLNVGGPKVIIENDTLWRTWLPDGPYLYDASGLSVVSNTSSPIIYDSSNGYTREVAPDVVYQTQRMANVTDLLAATTPGLNFNLTWTFPAVKGSRYLVRLHFCDYEVVSSVVGVGIVFNVYIAQAIGTPDLTPNARATQSNEVFYKDYAARAPSAGNLTVSIGWSSKSSGGGILNGLEIMRLPPVDLSSRRYGRTKRTIVITVSAVLGAAVLACVVLCFFGVPYTKYSGSGWAEQFMNRWSRERKTGGMESVSRKLHIALAKIKAATDNFHERNLIGVGGFGNVYKGVLGDGTPVAVKRAMRASQQGLPEFQTEIVVLSGIRHRHLVSLIGYCNEQAEMILVYEYMEKGTLRSHLYGSDEPALSWKQRLEICIGAARGLHYLHRGYAENIIHRDVKSTNILLGSDDGSTGGVIAKVADFGLSRIGPSFGETHVSTAVKGSFGYLDPGYFKTQQLTDRSDVYSFGVVLLEVLCARPVIDQSLDHGRINIAEWAVRMRREGRLDKMADPRIAGEVDEESLLKFAETAEKCLAEAWVDRPSMGDVLWNLEYCLQLQETNITGDELDDMVPSSTSLLMDETGLSMTNVADSKVFSQLSARGEGR